A window of the Thalassospira indica genome harbors these coding sequences:
- a CDS encoding formate dehydrogenase subunit delta, whose protein sequence is MAPDKLVYMANQIATFFKSQPEGEGVDGVANHISDFWEPRMRKQLFDMIAEGKADFHPLVIKAAPKIRKVKETA, encoded by the coding sequence ATGGCACCCGACAAACTTGTCTATATGGCCAATCAGATCGCGACCTTTTTCAAATCCCAGCCGGAGGGCGAGGGCGTGGATGGTGTTGCCAACCATATCAGCGATTTCTGGGAACCGCGCATGCGCAAGCAGCTGTTTGACATGATCGCCGAAGGCAAGGCCGACTTCCATCCTTTGGTCATCAAGGCAGCGCCAAAAATCCGGAAGGTCAAGGAAACCGCATGA
- the fdhD gene encoding formate dehydrogenase accessory sulfurtransferase FdhD, which yields MMAKPSENRILDGRDVDLARAVSGDDGNDDAPIMLQPEVPAALTFNGHSHAVMMVSPHDLEDFMVGFALSEGIADDISQITLRDVRKTLQGYVIEADLHEDVFDRLADRQRTLEGRSGCGLCGVQSLEAVAMDKIGTVTPSNMTQDVVLRAIDALPDHQTRNREGGGLLHASAFVDVSGNIVLVREDIGRHNALDKVLGAIARQGIDPTGGFILMTSRCSYEIVTKTVQFGVGGLVTLSGPTLTAVNLARKAGLTMICRERRGLFRRFA from the coding sequence ATGATGGCCAAGCCATCGGAAAATCGCATTCTGGACGGGCGCGACGTTGATCTTGCGCGCGCCGTGTCAGGCGATGATGGTAATGATGACGCACCGATCATGTTGCAGCCGGAAGTCCCGGCTGCTTTGACGTTTAATGGTCATTCCCATGCGGTGATGATGGTTTCACCTCACGACCTTGAAGACTTCATGGTCGGCTTTGCCCTGTCCGAAGGCATTGCCGATGACATTTCCCAGATCACGCTGCGCGACGTGCGCAAGACCCTGCAGGGTTATGTGATCGAGGCTGATCTGCATGAAGATGTCTTTGATCGTCTTGCCGATCGTCAACGGACACTCGAAGGCCGATCAGGTTGCGGTTTGTGCGGCGTCCAGTCGCTTGAAGCCGTCGCCATGGACAAGATCGGGACGGTCACGCCGTCCAACATGACGCAGGATGTCGTCTTGCGGGCGATTGACGCGCTTCCCGATCATCAGACCCGCAATCGCGAAGGCGGTGGGTTGCTACATGCCAGCGCCTTTGTCGATGTTAGCGGTAACATCGTTCTGGTCCGTGAAGACATCGGTCGCCACAATGCACTCGATAAGGTGCTTGGCGCCATCGCGCGACAGGGGATCGATCCGACCGGCGGGTTCATTCTGATGACCAGTCGTTGCTCCTATGAAATTGTTACCAAGACCGTGCAATTCGGGGTTGGCGGGCTTGTCACCCTTTCGGGCCCGACATTGACGGCGGTAAACCTCGCGCGGAAGGCCGGTTTGACCATGATCTGCCGCGAACGGCGTGGTCTGTTTCGCCGCTTTGCCTGA
- a CDS encoding dihydrodipicolinate synthase family protein, whose amino-acid sequence MALSKTELRAVLSGISGILVTPYDDNGDVAPKKLVPVIDRALAAGVHFPVVNGNTGEFYALTTDEAITMAKSVAEILDGRAPMLAGIGRGVRDACALAKASAEAGAEALMIHQPPDPFVAPRGVVDYIKRVADASGGLPMMLYLRNDAIGTKAITELCAVEGVAGVKWATPNPMKLAEAIHACDPDIVWVGGLAETWAPAFYAVGARGFTSGLINVWPERSMAIHAALEASDYAKARQLIAEMKAFEEVRAEEMNGTNVTGVKAALKLLGDDCGATRPPSAWPLTDAQQEKLSSFMKGNGLIG is encoded by the coding sequence ATGGCACTTTCAAAAACTGAATTGCGCGCCGTCTTGTCTGGCATCTCGGGCATTCTGGTCACGCCCTATGATGACAATGGCGATGTCGCGCCCAAAAAGCTTGTCCCGGTGATTGATCGTGCGCTGGCGGCTGGCGTCCATTTCCCGGTCGTGAATGGCAATACCGGCGAATTTTATGCTCTGACCACCGATGAGGCAATCACGATGGCAAAGTCGGTGGCCGAAATACTTGATGGCCGGGCACCGATGTTGGCCGGGATTGGACGCGGAGTGCGTGATGCCTGCGCCTTGGCCAAGGCATCGGCCGAGGCCGGGGCAGAGGCATTGATGATCCATCAACCGCCAGACCCGTTTGTCGCCCCGCGCGGTGTTGTTGACTACATCAAACGTGTTGCCGATGCGTCCGGTGGTCTGCCGATGATGCTGTATCTGCGTAACGATGCCATCGGCACTAAGGCAATTACCGAATTGTGCGCGGTCGAAGGTGTCGCTGGCGTTAAATGGGCGACGCCCAACCCGATGAAACTGGCCGAGGCCATCCATGCCTGCGATCCGGATATCGTTTGGGTTGGGGGCCTTGCCGAAACATGGGCACCGGCATTTTATGCAGTTGGCGCACGTGGATTTACCTCGGGCCTGATTAATGTCTGGCCGGAACGGTCCATGGCCATTCACGCGGCCCTTGAAGCCAGCGACTATGCCAAGGCGCGCCAGTTGATCGCCGAAATGAAGGCATTCGAGGAAGTCCGGGCTGAAGAAATGAACGGCACCAACGTCACCGGTGTGAAGGCAGCGCTCAAATTACTGGGTGATGATTGCGGGGCTACACGCCCGCCATCAGCCTGGCCGCTGACCGACGCCCAGCAGGAAAAGCTTTCAAGCTTTATGAAGGGGAACGGCCTGATCGGTTAG
- a CDS encoding GntR family transcriptional regulator has translation MNCGNIMVENLFKEAPIAKKRLPKLKRGSASTQLHDSLRKRIIDLELAPGQYLSRAEIAEEYGVSQTPVRDALLKLEEEGLVDTFPQSKTEVSRIDVEQALETQFLRLSVELEVTRRLANAKDPALTVKAHSILAQQNAVSAANDLDTFGKLDRDFHYALYEAAGVAQLYGVVEARSGHIDRLRKLNLPDPGKSASILDCHARILAAIDKGDADTACEVVREHLMGTLATVDAIRERHPSFF, from the coding sequence ATGAATTGCGGGAACATCATGGTCGAAAACCTGTTCAAAGAAGCACCGATCGCAAAAAAGCGCCTGCCCAAACTCAAGCGGGGCTCGGCAAGTACGCAGCTCCATGATTCCTTGCGCAAGCGCATCATCGATCTCGAACTTGCGCCAGGCCAATACCTGTCACGGGCCGAAATCGCCGAAGAATACGGGGTCAGCCAGACACCAGTACGTGATGCGTTGCTCAAGCTTGAAGAGGAAGGCCTTGTTGACACCTTCCCGCAATCCAAGACAGAGGTCTCGCGCATTGATGTCGAGCAAGCGCTGGAAACCCAGTTCCTGCGTCTGTCGGTCGAGCTGGAGGTCACCCGCCGTCTCGCCAATGCCAAAGACCCTGCCCTGACTGTCAAAGCGCACTCCATCCTTGCTCAGCAAAATGCGGTCAGTGCCGCAAACGATCTTGATACCTTTGGCAAGCTTGATCGCGATTTCCATTACGCGCTCTATGAGGCTGCCGGTGTTGCCCAACTTTACGGTGTGGTTGAAGCCAGGTCAGGCCACATTGACCGCCTGCGCAAGCTCAACCTGCCCGACCCGGGAAAATCGGCATCCATCCTTGATTGCCATGCGCGCATTCTGGCCGCGATTGACAAGGGTGACGCCGATACTGCCTGCGAGGTCGTTCGCGAACATCTGATGGGAACACTTGCCACCGTCGATGCCATTCGCGAACGCCATCCATCCTTCTTCTAG
- the araD gene encoding L-arabinonate dehydratase, giving the protein MTKKQPQDLRSARWFAPDDLRTFGHLSRMMQLGYSEDDFRGKPIIGVLNTWSELNTCHSHFRERVVDVKRGVAQAGGFAVELPSLSVDESFTKPTSMLYRNLLAMETEEMIRSHPLDGVVLMGGCDKTTPGLVMGAISAGVPMIYLPAGPMLRGNYAGKILGSGSDAWKYWDERRAGNISDDEWLGIQGGIARSAGTCMTMGTASTMTAIADAMGLTLPGASSIPAVDSGHQRMSADCGRRIVDMVWEDLTPDQIITDGSCRNAAIVAMATGCSTNAVVHLIAMAKRAGVGLKLEDLDELGRNTPLIANVRPSGKDYLMEDFFYAGGLRALMKQMEDRLDTSCMTVTGKTLGENLEGAVVYNDDVIRPLDNPVYKGGSLAVLKGNLCPNGAVIKPAACDPKYHVHEGPALVFDSYPEMKKAVDDENLEITPDHVMVLRNAGPQGGPGFPEWGMLPIPKALIKQGHRDMLRISDARMSGTSYGACVLHVSPESYVGGPLALLKNGDTVRLDLPNRSLDMLVPEEELEARRKALVLPEPRFERGYGYMFSRHVTQADQGCDFDFLETDFGKTAGEPDIF; this is encoded by the coding sequence ATGACTAAGAAACAGCCTCAGGACCTGAGATCGGCACGCTGGTTCGCCCCCGACGATTTGCGCACATTCGGACATCTGTCCCGAATGATGCAGCTTGGTTATTCCGAAGACGATTTTCGTGGGAAGCCGATTATTGGTGTCCTGAACACCTGGTCGGAACTCAATACCTGTCACTCCCATTTCCGCGAACGCGTTGTTGATGTTAAACGTGGTGTTGCACAGGCTGGTGGTTTTGCCGTCGAACTGCCGTCGCTTTCGGTCGATGAGAGCTTCACCAAGCCGACCTCTATGCTCTATCGCAACCTGCTTGCCATGGAGACCGAGGAAATGATCCGCTCGCATCCGCTTGATGGCGTGGTTCTGATGGGCGGCTGTGATAAAACCACCCCGGGTCTGGTCATGGGGGCGATTTCGGCTGGCGTGCCGATGATCTATTTGCCCGCAGGCCCGATGTTGCGTGGCAACTATGCCGGGAAAATCCTTGGTTCTGGCTCTGATGCCTGGAAATACTGGGATGAACGTCGTGCCGGCAATATCAGCGACGACGAGTGGCTTGGCATTCAGGGCGGCATTGCCCGGTCTGCCGGGACCTGCATGACCATGGGTACCGCATCTACCATGACGGCGATTGCCGATGCCATGGGGCTGACGCTGCCCGGTGCATCCTCGATCCCGGCAGTCGATAGCGGCCATCAGCGCATGTCGGCTGATTGTGGGCGCCGGATTGTCGATATGGTCTGGGAAGACCTGACACCGGATCAGATCATCACCGATGGCTCCTGCCGAAATGCTGCGATTGTTGCCATGGCGACCGGGTGTTCAACCAATGCGGTGGTCCATCTGATTGCGATGGCCAAACGTGCAGGTGTGGGCCTCAAGCTTGAAGATCTTGACGAACTTGGCCGCAATACGCCGCTGATTGCCAATGTTCGCCCGTCGGGCAAGGATTACCTGATGGAGGACTTCTTCTATGCTGGGGGCTTGCGCGCCCTGATGAAGCAGATGGAAGATCGTCTGGATACCAGTTGCATGACCGTGACCGGCAAGACCCTTGGTGAAAACCTTGAGGGCGCGGTGGTTTATAATGATGATGTCATCCGCCCGCTTGATAATCCGGTCTATAAGGGAGGCTCGCTTGCCGTGCTGAAGGGCAACCTTTGCCCGAACGGTGCGGTGATCAAACCGGCCGCCTGTGATCCCAAATACCATGTGCATGAAGGACCGGCGCTGGTGTTTGACAGCTATCCTGAAATGAAAAAGGCTGTTGATGACGAGAACCTTGAAATCACGCCTGATCATGTGATGGTTCTACGCAATGCCGGACCACAGGGGGGCCCGGGCTTCCCGGAATGGGGCATGCTGCCCATTCCCAAGGCCCTGATCAAACAGGGGCATCGTGACATGTTGCGGATTTCCGATGCCCGCATGTCCGGCACATCTTACGGCGCGTGCGTGTTGCATGTCAGCCCGGAAAGTTATGTTGGTGGGCCACTCGCCCTTTTGAAAAATGGCGATACGGTCCGCCTTGATCTGCCAAATCGCTCGCTTGATATGCTCGTTCCCGAGGAAGAGCTTGAAGCGCGGCGCAAGGCCCTGGTACTGCCCGAGCCCCGTTTCGAACGTGGCTATGGCTACATGTTCTCGCGTCATGTGACCCAGGCCGATCAGGGCTGCGATTTTGACTTCCTTGAAACCGATTTCGGCAAAACTGCCGGCGAACCTGACATTTTCTAA
- a CDS encoding ribonuclease activity regulator RraA, which produces MTEYVLSDATREKLMRTSTASVATQLYKRGLRNQFIQGVRPVAPKKKNMVGQAFTLRYIPAREDRNPIEVFRNEDHPQRVAIETCPPGHVLVMDGRKDASAASAGSILVTRLAVRGGAGIVSDAGFRDAEGIGELDMPAYCAGPSAPTNLTKHEALDINVPIACGDVAVFPGDVLVGDTDGVMVIPAHLADEIADACAGMESYEAFVIEQVANGASIIGLYPCTKEENHKKYEEWLASQ; this is translated from the coding sequence ATGACGGAATATGTATTGTCTGATGCCACGCGCGAAAAACTGATGCGCACCTCGACGGCGTCTGTTGCCACCCAGCTTTACAAGCGGGGCCTGCGCAACCAGTTCATTCAGGGTGTTCGACCGGTGGCACCGAAAAAGAAGAACATGGTCGGACAGGCCTTTACACTGCGCTATATCCCCGCACGTGAAGACCGCAACCCGATCGAGGTGTTCCGCAACGAAGACCATCCGCAACGTGTTGCGATTGAAACCTGCCCGCCGGGCCATGTTCTGGTGATGGATGGTCGCAAGGATGCGTCTGCGGCGTCTGCCGGGTCGATCCTTGTTACCCGTCTGGCTGTGCGCGGTGGTGCCGGGATCGTCTCAGATGCCGGTTTCCGCGATGCCGAGGGGATCGGTGAACTTGACATGCCTGCCTACTGTGCCGGTCCGTCAGCGCCGACCAACCTGACCAAGCACGAAGCGCTTGATATCAACGTTCCGATCGCGTGTGGCGATGTTGCTGTCTTCCCGGGCGACGTTCTTGTTGGTGATACCGACGGGGTCATGGTGATCCCCGCCCATCTGGCAGACGAGATTGCCGATGCCTGTGCAGGCATGGAAAGTTATGAGGCGTTTGTGATCGAACAGGTGGCCAATGGGGCGTCAATCATCGGACTTTATCCCTGCACCAAAGAAGAGAATCATAAAAAGTATGAGGAATGGCTGGCAAGTCAGTAA
- a CDS encoding aldehyde dehydrogenase (NADP(+)) — protein MSYTLTGKHLIAGEWVAGETTFQSEPAHGPANTFPVGTPALVDQAAKAAEEAFWTYGYSTREERAKFINTIADEIDARGDEITEIGTQETGLPEARLQGERGRTVGQLRLFASHILDGEYLDRRYDEALPDRAPLPRPDLRLMQRPIGPVAVFGASNFPLAFSVAGGDTASALAAGCPVVVKGHSAHPGTGEIVAQAIDAAIKKCGVHPGVFSLIQGGKRDVGQSLVQHPLIKAVGFTGSLGGGRALYDLCAARPEPIPFFGELGSVNPMFLLPTAVKARGAEIGKGWAGSLTMGAGQFCTNPGIAVVIEGPDADAFVAAAKEGLSGVGPQTMLTDGMAETYRAGAKRVAATSGVKEVLTTSCDLRNATPYLFETTGENWLANHELGEEVFGPLGLVVRVKDVAEMRKIAKSLEGQLTCTLHLDAGDAADARSLLPILEHKAGRVLANGFPTGVEVSDTMVHGGPYPASTNFGATSVGTMAIRRFLRPVCYQNIPTDVLPKDIA, from the coding sequence ATGTCTTATACCCTGACAGGAAAACATCTGATTGCCGGTGAATGGGTCGCTGGCGAGACGACCTTCCAGTCCGAGCCGGCCCATGGCCCGGCCAACACCTTCCCGGTCGGCACGCCCGCCTTGGTTGATCAGGCCGCAAAGGCCGCCGAAGAAGCCTTTTGGACTTACGGCTATTCAACCCGCGAAGAACGCGCGAAATTCATCAACACCATTGCCGATGAAATCGATGCGCGTGGCGATGAAATCACCGAAATCGGTACCCAGGAAACCGGCCTGCCCGAAGCACGCCTTCAGGGTGAGCGCGGTCGTACCGTCGGTCAGCTTCGCCTGTTTGCCAGCCACATCCTTGACGGCGAATATCTGGATCGTCGTTATGACGAAGCGCTGCCGGATCGTGCGCCGCTGCCGCGTCCTGACCTTCGCTTGATGCAGCGTCCGATTGGTCCGGTTGCAGTCTTTGGTGCGTCCAACTTCCCGCTGGCCTTCTCGGTCGCGGGTGGTGATACCGCATCGGCACTGGCTGCTGGTTGTCCGGTCGTGGTCAAGGGTCACTCGGCCCATCCGGGCACCGGTGAAATCGTTGCCCAGGCGATTGATGCCGCGATCAAGAAATGTGGTGTTCACCCGGGCGTATTCAGCCTGATCCAGGGCGGCAAACGCGATGTGGGTCAGAGCCTGGTGCAGCATCCGCTGATCAAGGCGGTCGGCTTTACCGGTTCGCTTGGCGGTGGTCGTGCGCTTTATGATCTGTGTGCTGCCCGTCCGGAACCGATCCCGTTCTTTGGCGAACTTGGTTCGGTAAACCCGATGTTCCTGCTGCCGACTGCTGTTAAGGCACGCGGTGCGGAAATCGGTAAAGGCTGGGCAGGGTCGCTTACCATGGGTGCTGGTCAGTTCTGCACCAACCCAGGCATCGCGGTTGTGATCGAAGGTCCTGATGCCGATGCATTCGTTGCCGCCGCCAAGGAAGGCCTTTCGGGTGTTGGTCCGCAAACCATGCTGACCGATGGCATGGCAGAAACCTATCGCGCTGGTGCAAAGCGTGTTGCGGCGACGTCGGGTGTTAAAGAAGTTCTGACCACGTCTTGTGATCTGCGCAATGCAACGCCGTATCTGTTTGAGACCACCGGTGAAAACTGGCTTGCCAACCATGAGCTTGGCGAAGAAGTCTTTGGCCCGCTCGGCCTTGTTGTTCGCGTCAAGGACGTTGCCGAAATGCGCAAGATTGCCAAATCGCTTGAAGGTCAGTTGACCTGCACCCTGCATCTTGATGCCGGCGATGCGGCAGATGCCCGTTCACTCCTGCCGATTCTTGAACACAAGGCTGGCCGCGTTTTGGCCAACGGTTTCCCGACCGGTGTGGAAGTATCCGACACCATGGTACATGGTGGACCATACCCGGCATCGACCAACTTCGGGGCAACCTCGGTTGGGACCATGGCGATCCGTCGCTTCCTGCGTCCAGTTTGCTATCAGAACATTCCGACCGATGTTCTGCCGAAAGACATCGCGTAA
- a CDS encoding ROK family transcriptional regulator, which produces MMRRTESETPRQPSQTAILRYLRMHGPAARIDIGTATGLSPATVTSLTADLMAQGLVQESEGGNNNGNGNGNGNGNGNGNGTATTRGRPKVLLDLVPNAACVIGVKITINQIEIALGNFKGEIERSIEHSINTRDLGANELTRTLIALIDRFLERNRDFCIHPPAGISIAIQGVTDSNSGEIIWSPALRHRHIPLVKSLSERYGSAVQMSNDANCIATAISQNTNLHNDGDFAVIMLGYGIGMGLVLNGKVYNGDFGTAAEFGHTKYQPDGPLCNCGRRGCLEAYIGDYAVLRDACGVIDLPDTNNLHPSEEQMMDLVARARRGDTGLAELFRHAGKVLGYGIANLIALLGPKQIFITGSGARAFDMMEPELRRGLDEAQVPELSRNPKITYLPWDKDLALQGAIGQSLLRHDENMFQATATVRD; this is translated from the coding sequence ATGATGCGCCGTACAGAAAGCGAAACACCGCGCCAGCCCTCCCAGACGGCGATCTTGCGCTATCTGCGCATGCATGGCCCTGCTGCACGCATTGATATCGGTACGGCAACCGGACTAAGCCCTGCGACCGTTACGTCACTGACAGCCGACCTGATGGCGCAGGGCCTGGTGCAGGAAAGCGAAGGCGGCAACAATAACGGCAATGGAAACGGTAACGGAAATGGAAACGGTAACGGAAATGGGACAGCCACCACACGTGGCCGGCCAAAGGTGTTGCTTGATCTGGTGCCGAATGCTGCCTGTGTCATCGGGGTAAAAATTACGATCAATCAGATCGAAATTGCGCTGGGTAACTTTAAAGGCGAGATTGAGCGAAGTATCGAGCACAGCATCAATACCCGCGATCTTGGTGCGAACGAGTTGACCAGAACCCTGATTGCATTGATTGATCGTTTTCTCGAACGCAATCGCGATTTCTGCATCCATCCGCCCGCGGGCATCAGCATCGCCATTCAAGGGGTGACCGACAGCAATAGCGGCGAGATCATCTGGTCACCAGCGCTCCGTCATCGCCATATTCCCTTGGTCAAATCACTCAGCGAACGATATGGCAGCGCTGTTCAGATGTCGAACGATGCAAACTGCATCGCAACGGCGATCTCGCAAAATACCAACCTGCATAATGATGGCGACTTTGCCGTGATCATGCTGGGCTACGGGATCGGCATGGGACTGGTTCTGAATGGCAAGGTCTATAACGGTGATTTCGGGACTGCTGCGGAATTCGGCCATACCAAATACCAACCTGACGGGCCGCTGTGCAATTGCGGCCGACGTGGATGTCTTGAGGCCTATATCGGGGACTATGCCGTCCTGCGTGATGCATGCGGCGTGATTGACCTGCCCGATACCAATAATCTGCACCCCAGCGAAGAACAGATGATGGATCTGGTTGCCCGCGCCCGTCGTGGCGATACCGGCCTTGCCGAACTTTTCCGCCATGCTGGCAAGGTTCTTGGATATGGCATCGCCAATCTGATTGCCCTGCTGGGCCCCAAACAGATTTTCATTACCGGATCGGGTGCCCGGGCATTCGACATGATGGAACCGGAACTCAGGCGCGGTCTGGACGAGGCACAGGTGCCGGAACTCAGCCGAAATCCGAAAATCACCTATCTTCCTTGGGACAAGGACCTCGCCCTTCAAGGGGCGATTGGCCAAAGCCTGCTCAGGCATGACGAAAACATGTTTCAGGCCACCGCAACGGTCCGCGACTAA
- a CDS encoding fumarylacetoacetate hydrolase family protein, producing the protein MTTGFPINAQDILPDDAINAVLIGRIWDPRVSGPTPVLLDGETLRDISSVAPTVSEILELDDVLAKLSNPASFPTVATLSDILDQSRPGADENTPHLLSPNDLQAIKASGVTFVASLLERVIEEQARGDSSKADQIRTEITGIIGDDLSQIEPGSQKAADIKTVLLEKGAWSQYLEVGIGPDAEIFTKAPAMSAVGHGAHVGLHPISNWNNPEPEVVLTVTSKGNIVGATLGNDVNLRDVEGRSALLLGKAKDNNASCAIGPFIRLFDGKFTLETVKSADIAMAVDGPEGYHLDAVSSMSQISRTPESLVSQAIGKHHQYPDGIMLFLGTMFAPTDDRGGAGKGFTHEMGDLVSISTPSLGKLVNQVDRSDAIKPWTFGISALMNNLARRGLL; encoded by the coding sequence ATGACCACAGGCTTCCCCATCAACGCCCAAGACATCCTGCCCGATGACGCAATTAATGCTGTCCTGATCGGGCGCATCTGGGACCCGCGCGTTTCAGGACCGACACCGGTGCTTCTTGATGGTGAAACGCTGCGCGATATCAGCAGTGTCGCACCAACCGTCAGCGAAATCCTTGAACTTGATGACGTTCTGGCAAAGCTTTCAAATCCGGCAAGCTTCCCGACTGTCGCCACACTCAGTGATATTCTGGACCAGTCCCGTCCGGGGGCCGATGAAAACACCCCGCATCTTCTGTCCCCCAATGATCTGCAGGCGATCAAGGCAAGTGGCGTGACCTTTGTGGCAAGCCTTCTTGAACGCGTGATCGAGGAACAGGCGCGCGGTGACTCAAGCAAAGCCGATCAGATCCGCACCGAAATCACCGGCATTATCGGTGATGACCTGTCGCAGATCGAACCGGGTTCGCAAAAGGCCGCCGATATCAAAACCGTGCTGCTCGAAAAAGGCGCGTGGTCGCAATATCTTGAAGTCGGGATTGGCCCGGATGCGGAAATCTTTACCAAGGCCCCCGCGATGTCAGCCGTCGGGCATGGCGCACATGTCGGTTTGCACCCGATTTCAAACTGGAACAATCCGGAACCGGAAGTGGTTCTGACGGTGACGTCAAAGGGCAACATCGTCGGCGCCACCCTTGGCAATGACGTCAATTTGCGCGATGTCGAAGGGCGCTCTGCCCTGTTGCTCGGCAAGGCAAAGGACAATAACGCATCCTGCGCCATCGGGCCGTTCATCCGGCTGTTTGATGGCAAGTTCACGCTGGAAACTGTCAAATCGGCAGATATCGCCATGGCCGTCGACGGGCCCGAGGGATATCACCTTGATGCGGTCAGCTCCATGAGCCAGATCAGCCGCACACCCGAAAGCCTTGTTTCACAGGCGATCGGCAAACATCATCAATATCCGGATGGTATCATGCTGTTTCTCGGAACGATGTTCGCCCCGACCGATGATCGCGGTGGTGCGGGCAAGGGCTTTACCCATGAAATGGGCGACCTTGTCAGCATCTCGACACCAAGCCTTGGCAAACTGGTCAATCAGGTCGACCGTTCGGATGCCATTAAACCCTGGACGTTCGGGATCAGCGCGTTGATGAACAACCTTGCGCGTCGCGGATTGCTCTGA
- a CDS encoding ATP-binding cassette domain-containing protein, with translation MTDPNMTKDPLVEMQDIHISFGGVKAVDGVSIDLYPGEVVGVLGHNGAGKSTLIKILSGAYQADSGQIIVDGKEAKIENARDARDNNIETIYQNLALADNLDAAQNLFLGREITDKFGFLDDAAMEHKAREVLHRLNPNFKKFTSPVSALSGGQRQSVAIARALLFEARVLIMDEPCAALGVHETKMVGELIDQLKRDGLGILLISHDLHDVFDLSDRLHVMKNGKLVGSVRTEDVTHDDVLGMIILGKMPEHLLHLAGPGATNATGAANGTTHR, from the coding sequence ATGACTGATCCAAACATGACCAAAGATCCGCTGGTCGAAATGCAAGACATCCATATCAGCTTTGGCGGGGTGAAGGCTGTTGATGGCGTATCAATCGATCTTTATCCCGGCGAAGTGGTTGGCGTTCTGGGCCATAACGGTGCGGGCAAATCAACGCTGATCAAAATTCTTTCCGGTGCCTATCAGGCCGATAGCGGCCAGATCATTGTTGATGGCAAGGAAGCGAAGATCGAGAACGCGCGTGATGCACGCGACAACAATATCGAAACGATCTATCAGAACCTTGCACTCGCCGACAATCTGGACGCCGCCCAGAACCTGTTTCTGGGACGTGAAATCACTGACAAGTTCGGGTTTCTGGATGATGCCGCCATGGAACACAAGGCGCGTGAAGTTCTTCATCGCCTGAACCCGAACTTCAAAAAGTTCACATCCCCGGTGTCTGCCCTTTCGGGCGGGCAGCGCCAATCGGTTGCGATTGCGCGTGCTTTGTTGTTTGAGGCACGCGTGTTGATCATGGATGAGCCCTGCGCGGCCCTTGGCGTTCATGAAACAAAGATGGTCGGCGAACTGATTGACCAATTAAAGCGTGACGGTTTGGGTATTTTGTTGATTAGCCATGATCTTCATGATGTGTTTGACCTTTCTGACCGGTTGCATGTCATGAAGAACGGAAAACTGGTTGGCAGCGTTAGAACCGAAGATGTCACACATGACGACGTACTTGGGATGATCATTCTGGGCAAAATGCCCGAGCACCTTCTGCATCTGGCTGGCCCCGGCGCGACCAATGCAACGGGTGCTGCGAATGGCACCACCCACAGATAA